GCtgtaataaacacaaataagtTGGTCAGGAGTGAGCAGTGCGAAGGTTTCGAGGATATTAGATACATACATATCTAAAAATACCATAATGGTTTTAGATTCTTGCTTACCTTGGTTTCCGTTTCATTGTTGTCATCAGTTtgatcagctgcagcagcaggaaggagaaactTGGCTCAAACACGCCAATTAACTTCATCACTTCTTCGAGGTTCAGTCCTGCGGTGGGGCCACTGGCCACGTCAGGAGACTCTGCTGATTCAGCAGGGTCTGGTTCACTCAACTATCGGACAAGAAGTGAAAGGACAAGATGTTGTAGGTTACAGTGTGTGATCAAGAAAAGGGCAACTGAACAAAGCTTTGCAAAGATGAATAAGCATGAGAGAGCATTCCCATCTGCTACTGTGAAACTTACATCTATCTGCTCCTCCAGCAGCTCTTTATGAATCAGCTGGAAAGCATAGCGAGTTTCTGTCATGATCTCTATCGCTCCAGTCAGGCTCTTCAGCTTAGCCACGCTGCTGCTCTGACCTGTGGAAATACAATATGAAACACTACAGTAAGAGGGTGTAGATAGAAATGCCATTATGTTCTCCAATTCAATCCTTctcttaagaaaaaaacaaacatcactgaCAATATCACATCATTCACCATGATGAACAGTCACTCACCTGCCATAGTAAACTCAGCAAAGGCCACCCTCTCCAGAAGCGTGCGGAGCAGCTCACAGGGTGCATCTTTGAGGCTGAGGAACAAACAGACAGCCTTGCTGTAGTGAAGCTCTGCCAGGCTCCGATGCTGCTTCCTCAAGTGTTCATCCCCCACCTGTCACACAATTAGAGCCAGAAACACAGACATCCTTCAGTGTGTATTATACTGCTGTAAGTATGAAATACAGACATCCCATCCCCAGTGATTCTATTCTACTAGTCAGTGTGAAGTTCTTTTTCCTtacagaaaataacacattGTTATAACATTGTTCTTTTtgcataaacaaaaaaaaagtctacgTCACAAAGGTGAGTTAAGGCACATTTATTAGtacaaaaacattcagaaaaacttaaatgattttatattattgtataatttTACATGGTTTCCCACCTGGTTGCGGAAGCAGCTGTGGTACATAGAGGCCAGACGGTGGTGGATGGTGGCAGCTCTGTACTGGTAGAGCGGCTGACGAGCCGACTCAGTCTGCAGGTCACAGTACTTCAGCGACTTCATCATTGCCTCCGTCACCTCGCGCTCGATCTGGGAAAACAGTTTATCAAAACATGTGGAAGAGTTCAACGTTTAACTTAATTTAGAATATTTGTTCACTATTATGTGAAACATAAGTGTTCAAACTCACCTGCTCCTGGGCCTTCCTGGACAGCGGGGCGTAGTCCTGCAGAAGTGTAGCAAGGGTGAAATAGGTAGTGGACAGCTCCCAGTTTACACTGTCCCACACCGCTGGGTGGCTCTCTCGGCTTGCCAGTGACTTCATAGCCCGCAAGTAGTAGTCTATGGCCTGAGGTAAGAAATttgatgaaaaatatttattaattaagaGCATGCTAGGGAAGGGTCGAGATGTAGCAAGATGTATACAAAGAGAGATCATAAAGATTGCAAAAGAACTAAAATTTTCCCATTGCTTCAATTTGAATGCTCAATGCAGAATTTCAGGCATAAAGGGTTTGACATGGCACCTTGTTGTAGTAGAGGGCCTCTTCAGGTGAGAACTCCCCTCTGCTCTGGTCGGCAGAGATAGCACAGTGGGCCTGAGCACAGATTCTCATCAGCCTACCAGTATTACACAGCAGCAGGGCTGTGTTGGTGCTGTCCCCAATGGCTTCAAAGTCCTTCATGCCTTTCTCAAAGAAGGCAAAACTCTTTTTCCACATCTCCTGCTCTGCTACGGACACAGACTTCTtcactgggggggggggcagttagATACATCAAGATGGAGAAAAAGGTAGGTAAGCACAATGGAGcagtacattttaattaattgtttttttactcCATATGTTTAATGATCCAGGTGCAAAGagattgttttttgtcattatcCCTCCGGTGCAAAGCGTCAAAATGTCAACAATACTCACACAAGTTCAGAATTTCTGAAAATGCTGAgcaaattacataaataaatacaggagGCTATATCTATAAATGAAAAGGAATAACTGTCATCGTACTATTTTCTGTACACTTGGTGGCTATAATTCTCAAAGCTCCATCTGCTGTCTATTAATCCAACATACCTTCTTTCTCAGTCTGCATGGCTGCAGCCTGGTTCATATAGTAGACTCCCATCTCGTTGCGGATGTTTCCCAGCCTTTTGAGCAACTGAGCCAGCTGATCAGAGGCATGATCTTTCAAAGCCTCAGAGACAAGCAGTTCATACGCTGCCTCATAGCACTTACTGCTAACAAACAGCTGGTACTCTGGGTCCATGGCCAGGTCTGTTGCCATGTTGAAGGCTAGTGGGTAGAGAGTAAAAGCACTGATTAGCATTGATTAATGGAATGATTAATAATTGAACAGAACAACTTGAAAAGACAAGAAATTATAAGAAATTATAGGCACTGAAATTATTATTGTGAATGATGTTGGTGGAACTGAAATGGATGTACACCAGTTATGGATCAGGCCTTAAGTGTTTGCTAACACTACATTGTGTGCTTTAAGATTTGTATGATTGTCTCTCTCTAGTGACTGACCCTGGCAGCTGGACTCTCTGTGCAAGCTGTGCAGGATCTCCTGGTCCTCTTTGGTCTGGTAGCTGTATTCCTCCAGGTAAGCTGCTCTGTTTTTGGCATTCTGGGCCAACATCAGCTGGATGTCCCCACACAGAGACAGGCACTGGCTGTGAAACTGCAGCACCTGCGGGTGCAGCGTACCGCTCACTGAACAATAGGCATCTGGAggaaacaacagaagaagagggGAGAAAGGGGAAAGAGATATAAATGTTGAGCGTTTGTATTGCttacaaaaaatattaagtAACTGTTTGTAATCGGTATCAAGATTAAAATTGAATTCTTCCGCAAAGCAATGTAGTTTTAGTAGTGGGATGAGTggtaattatttgattattatattatattatattagataAATATTTAAGTGGCCAAAGGTGTATGTTTAATGGAAgttttgaaacagttttagacTTTAGGACCTGATCAgtttaaaaacagcagttttccaTTATATTACTCAACTCGTATTTAACTTAACATTAATTGAATACATACATTACGTAAAATATCTATCAAAATTTATGCTGGTAGAAATTACAAAACTACAAATTTTCACAACAATaaagcaaaatgtcaacaaCAGTCTCAACACAGAGAGAGTCAGCAACAAACATTTCCCAATGTGTCCGGTGTATCACACAGTTACATAACCGTACCATAACACTGCAGAGATAGCTTGATGTAGCGCAAGGCTCGCCCGTACTTCAGCAGGTTAGTGGCTGCATCAGACAGGACGTAGTAGGCCTTGGAAGCTTTGAGGAAGAGTTGCAGCTTCATACGGTGCTGCCACGTGCCGGGGATCATCCCTGAGCGTGTTGGGTGCTTCTGGTCCGCCTGCAATGGCCCCGCTGATGACGACCAGGAGAAAGACACATGTAGGGTTGACAGATGAAGAACGTGCTGGTAATCGAGTCATTCAGCAACAATTTATGTACTtagcaagaaaaacacttgatttGACTCACATTGTATGACATAATGTTTacctatttcctgttttattataCGGTATTATATCAGTTATCCTTTAAAAGAAGGACTGTAGACTGACCTCTTTCAAGAAGAAGAGAGATGCCTGTCTCAGCAGCGCAGGCTCCGATTGCACTTCTGTCCTCATATTTGAGAGGAATGGGTGTGTTAGGGTCTGCAGCTGGGAGATCACTCTCCTTCTTGATGGTGCCATCCACTGCCTTCAGCCCCTGTGTAGTGTATTACACCGATTATTAATACAGTGGATGACAAATTTCTTGGGACACATTATTAGCATTGTATGCACGCTAAACATAAATATCAGGCAGAGACTCGCCTTTAGTACGTAGCTCAGGACATGTCTGCATTTCTCCTCCTTGTCTTGAGAAACAGGGAAAGCACAACTTGGCTGCAAGGATCAAAAAAGAGAAGATTATCCTTTGGTGTTTACATACAACATATTTATCTGTGCATTCCACACTGTCCCCTTAGGGTGGTGTAGAGGAAAAACATTTGGAGAGGAACTCACTCTGATCTGGTGAGTGGACTTGTATTTCTCAGGGACAGACAGCTCCCCTACAGAGCGGATCACAGCCACAGCTTTGCTATCATCCTGTGGGCTGGAGCAAGAGCTGTAGGAGCCGTTCTCATCGCTGTCCTCCGTcagctctgcctcctcctcctcctcctcctcctcctccctgtcttcGTCGCTGTAGCTGTCCTCTGAGCCGCCGGCCCGAAGCGACTCCCCTCCATCTTCTTGGGGAGGCTCGTCGAGCTGGAACAGCTCTGACAGCATGTAGTGGGCGGAGGCAATGATCTGAACAGACAGGAGATGGAGGAGATCAGGACTGGAGTCAGGTTCAATCAAATCTAAACTATGGCATTCTCAGATTTAATCAAGTGGTTTCACTTTTTACTTCTCCGCTGTCTAAATATAGACTGAAAATACTACTCttactttaaaaagaaaaaacttaaaTTATGAAACTGTTTACAAACATTTAGCCTGAACACAATGTGAAAGATTCTCCATGTGAGTTTTCTACCTGTCTATCATTTTACCTGGCAGCTCATCCTTTAAGTGCAGGGTCTGGGTTTAAATCCAGTCCAGGACTTTTGTTGCACatcatctcctctctttccaAGTCTTCTCTACCTCTATCTAATTGTGACTTTGAAATAAGGGTGGAACTTGCAATTTCTTTTCAAATCCATGCTTACCTGGGGATGCCTCTCCTGATCCAGAAGTTTGACACAGTTTAAGAGCAGAGTTCTGATTGTGCCATAGTGCTTTCTGTTTTGCCTCGCCTTCAGCATCAAGTTGCTGGCAACTCTGCaccacaaaacagaaaacagacaagaaCTCATTACAGTTTTGCacactttcattgttttttatgtctGATCTGAACTCACTTGAAAACgatattttatataaacaagGCCGAGTTGAAAATTACCAACTGAATCTTCTACCATTTAAAACGATTTCCTTTTGAAGTACTCAACATCATAATACAGTTTAAACAGCTAATTTGATTCTTTAGGCTTCTTACTACCTGAACCTTTTAAGGCTATCTGATTGATTCTGAAGTCCAACTATAAATATAAAGATTTGGCCATCTTAACCAAACATTGTAAGCTCATAAAATTACAtcttatatataataaaatattaaataaactttCTATGATATGTTAAAAGCTCTTTTTGGAATAgggagacatttttaaaaacttttcagCCCTGGAATTTCGTTCCTCAAATGTATTGACTTTCCCAGTTTTCACAACTACAGGAATCCTGAAGCACAAAGATGCATCTTTCCCAGGTACTTACTTGTATAGTAACACAGCCACAGGAAGAGTAAAGGGATTCTGACATTTCTCTTCTTCAGCCTCCTCACACAGAGTAGTAAGATCATAAAGCTTCACAATGTCACTCCCACTTGCTGTGGATTCAAGAAATAATATCAGAATACATCAAGATAGACAAGCACATagtgtacagtacaagtacagaCTCAATACAAAAGACTTTCTATTCACTTATCTCCCACCCTTGAAAAGCCAGTAGGTGTGACCCTCTTTGGTGCAGTTGGACTTGAGGAAGGAGAGGATGTTTTGGGCGATGTCTTTCACCACCCTTGTGGAGAAAGTCGAGTTCTCCAGATGAGGGATGTCCTCTGTTTTTATCATCTCGTATTTCTGCAGGGAAAACCATAAAAGCAGAAACAATGAAGAAATGTATTACCACTTTTTCAATAAAAAGCTGAAAataagtgattttaaaaactattttactgCCATTAAAAATGACTACTACAGAAAATTTAGCTTATGTTCTACGGTGCAGATTAACTATGGCAATCATcaaacagataataataatacttattGCAATAATGGACTACAGCCAACAGTAATTTACCTGAACAATGCCATTGACGTGAAAGCACATGACAAGCTCTGGGACATTACACATCAGATTGTCAAGCCAGTAATCAATACCTGTCAGAATGTTGATTGGCTTATTGTTGTCCctgaaaaacacagtaaaaaagtTAGATGTTAGATTAAGCAAGAATAATGTAGTGGAACCAATGTGTAATTCTGATGAGGCTGAAGCATCCAAAATTAAATTTCTGGTTCACCACCTGAGGTCTATGCAATATGTGTAtagaataatattatattattattgttattaatatcTTGTTGACACAGACATCTAACGTTAGACCCAGACAGAAGGCAACAGAATCATTAAACGCAATACAGTTAAAATTACAGGATCACATGATCATTTTTTCTCTAAATGAGTGTTAATTTCAGATCCTGGATGGGAGCAAATGGTTTAAAATTCCTACCTGAGTCTCAGACTGACGGCAGGATAGCGACCACCTCCAAAAATAGGCATGTTGGACCCAACCAACATGTGGATATCCTCAAATGTCCACATGATGTTTCGCACAAAGTCGTTTCTTAAACCCTGTCAAACAAGTGACATCAAAGTGTATTTAACAGTGTATACAAATGTACATTAGACATAAGCTACCAACTGTAGTAGTATACCTTTAAGGAAGGTTGTTTTACCTGACTGTTCTCCCCTTCGTTGAAGAGCATAGGGAGGTTTTGCTCTTTGGGTACAGATGTCACATGGCCCAGAGCAAACTTGCTGTCCACAGAAACACTTTCCTGCACATTTAATAGTAGCAATACTGTCAGTGCAAGCAGTGCAACCCTCAAGagctaatctaatctaaaaccaCTGGTTACTTATTTTCTAATACATTTCATCTCACTAAATATAGAAGGTCATGAATGGCTGCAGCAACACAGGACTGATTTCTAATCAAGAACTTCACATAATTTCCGAAGTAAATTCCATCACAGGTCTGGCTAACCCATCAGAGACTATTAAATAACTGTCCAGTAGCTAAGATGCTGTACCTGTTTGGGAGCATCTGATTCTTCTGCATCAGACGATGTGCTGGTGAAGGCGGTGGGCCATGAAGAACTGAACTCCTCTgccctgttctcctcctccccttcatTCAGGTTGCCTGGTACAGGCTCTGCAGCCCCGTCACCATTTATACTGGAGGGAAACAGAGAAGTTGTTATGGGATAAGACTGGAAAAGATGCaccttaaaataaagtttaaccTAACTCCCATGGAAAAACctacttgtttttttccccttaattCGAGTAATGTACTCACCTGTAATAGAGGAACTTTGACAGGATTGCTTTCTGATACCAGTGCTCTTtactcttctttttcctctgccaCTTCTGATCTATTAGTCGCTGGTAAAACTCTTTTAGCCATGTCCAGTCTC
This region of Siniperca chuatsi isolate FFG_IHB_CAS linkage group LG11, ASM2008510v1, whole genome shotgun sequence genomic DNA includes:
- the edrf1 gene encoding erythroid differentiation-related factor 1; the encoded protein is MSASAGDREPGIPLDNVKEEISGPTCTGESSKHDSAVCTGNSEIKSRAVVKYSAAPPPTSYALLQEKTDLKLPPANWLRENPQLGSAGTTVLGSSSKSKPFSSFGMAYDFIDCIGDDVDVVSDSENIKKLLKIPYSKSHVSMAVHRVGRTLLLDELDIQELFMRSSQTGDWTWLKEFYQRLIDQKWQRKKKSKEHWYQKAILSKFLYYSINGDGAAEPVPGNLNEGEEENRAEEFSSSWPTAFTSTSSDAEESDAPKQESVSVDSKFALGHVTSVPKEQNLPMLFNEGENSQGLRNDFVRNIMWTFEDIHMLVGSNMPIFGGGRYPAVSLRLRDNNKPINILTGIDYWLDNLMCNVPELVMCFHVNGIVQKYEMIKTEDIPHLENSTFSTRVVKDIAQNILSFLKSNCTKEGHTYWLFKASGSDIVKLYDLTTLCEEAEEEKCQNPFTLPVAVLLYKVASNLMLKARQNRKHYGTIRTLLLNCVKLLDQERHPQIIASAHYMLSELFQLDEPPQEDGGESLRAGGSEDSYSDEDREEEEEEEEEAELTEDSDENGSYSSCSSPQDDSKAVAVIRSVGELSVPEKYKSTHQIRPSCAFPVSQDKEEKCRHVLSYVLKGLKAVDGTIKKESDLPAADPNTPIPLKYEDRSAIGACAAETGISLLLERAGPLQADQKHPTRSGMIPGTWQHRMKLQLFLKASKAYYVLSDAATNLLKYGRALRYIKLSLQCYDAYCSVSGTLHPQVLQFHSQCLSLCGDIQLMLAQNAKNRAAYLEEYSYQTKEDQEILHSLHRESSCQAFNMATDLAMDPEYQLFVSSKCYEAAYELLVSEALKDHASDQLAQLLKRLGNIRNEMGVYYMNQAAAMQTEKEVKKSVSVAEQEMWKKSFAFFEKGMKDFEAIGDSTNTALLLCNTGRLMRICAQAHCAISADQSRGEFSPEEALYYNKAIDYYLRAMKSLASRESHPAVWDSVNWELSTTYFTLATLLQDYAPLSRKAQEQIEREVTEAMMKSLKYCDLQTESARQPLYQYRAATIHHRLASMYHSCFRNQVGDEHLRKQHRSLAELHYSKAVCLFLSLKDAPCELLRTLLERVAFAEFTMAGQSSSVAKLKSLTGAIEIMTETRYAFQLIHKELLEEQIDLSEPDPAESAESPDVASGPTAGLNLEEVMKLIGVFEPSFSFLLLQLIKLMTTMKRKPSNKDEELLKTYKNVYSKLLRAEKNAPLLSRLMLHIELLQQLNPQTGSDDTGTHS